A single Anopheles maculipalpis chromosome 3RL, idAnoMacuDA_375_x, whole genome shotgun sequence DNA region contains:
- the LOC126561264 gene encoding protein KIAA0100: MLNFLYAVLFIILGYLVLTWLVPKLIGVVLKKLYNIEINVGRITLPFLIRDVTVCKGGFSVQIDEITLQSSFVNSDVSKLLSVNVRDVRINKDINKSPVGSGGTGSPTTAPGGSNGSPTGGPGINTEWGEYHQTKSNASRKPLDFREKKVPPRLLKCAQFMAVHINNVSVALLNSAQEPGWLLHATAKELHLDGSLVHSTKSLLVSASLCDAQAKILRHCISTPKRLERSRKISDLPQPCLGELSFGIALDGILVVDGPMSLEKLSLAMTTTKVILHGGLYEFIKDTQTQKRRHQLFLRQHGVPEHEHEPPDSSFGPYEEEECSLYEQYQRLAPVIPKNFFVKIENTTISAVRENSSNDFSATLQKFAVSSKFSTPTATINSDEYQLPLVYVGMQLQQLEIDTMHEKLLFLQQFSVDSKLEGSLVNIYSKLSSFVLIYNHREIYGWISKNFFSGDRTTRQLNPKSLKLSGLATHCKTRRSAASGNSKMLEDFLKRCVIKGCAELWDVTAVFRFGPSQVSSICCNHAKLLLEQFAERRSKVYESRMLNLLLDRRHWSAELLIESVWWSLSSNISHKDNAQSLKKGHIRGSPFYVAMSLCKLSSYGDTTKLDLSVHTFRVEYSPTLADYLVHAKRCLDQYRSSNTITGSHTRPPVGRDPSLPAGRDRRGSLTTVADLLVSARVTDISGFFFNQHETCMLANLNELTVGKMAQKNFIRFDSFQMEILDFRHITGCEYGSAELQNVFANVKGVRVEHVDVGGVPKVCVWLLEDAIVMWNTNLHMHIVTLLQEMGQLKDSLTKPKPLPEPPLDLPNPIEPERAGEPSRRSLFRSMILELYAEGSVELGIKISERHSMQVFGENALVHRKGQWMLSIENIVIKIDDQHIFTIKDMVMESLERVELLCLERQNYEHFQLDSNRVWATTIGGVKVIFPYEHDFYGAIVNEFVSIYKWLKVVHNYKKKPFTIDSPLPSDMIIQIKEFLLEMSDDPFEVKLRDNYVLLLDEYHESVKRKELFDQKIAQLCSERLMLPPGTLEELNANLIKKNSEIYIQRSKKISESGPPRTRLIAWIMTDLEIMAMADPSLHGGENAVRWLRMLDPESPWPDEGIEFVTLFVRAVNIGCSEWKFMLRDYPQPMFHVKAMHLFGTLAGAEMAPPRRAKRDVEIELGEPFGTHTVQRSMTSIKFYHDFNWELDYLAYAFGPCWEPVMAQCNLMMEKISAPSRDPSPPLPFWDKMRLLMHGQLSIIAKQFTILLHASLDPYNTTEEMELTWNNCGIMYSNARLMFKGDLNIYVRTASRYDDCRLLHLPNLKLTFKLNWVCLANPNDHHAVVPCAPDKLPEYSSNQVHDSFRAFRSQHLNIWVSFEIKQNAVSDYDIPNLVLYGSTLRWFESLKLILSGVTRPTRRGPVFNNVRPRKKQLSRHYRKANLQMSLHRFQIFYWMSHALNRGFQLSGGRITFSSEHTLTLMPIDDGLIHRPRADWSVMYMNCELNDAEIWLRTTQISNEQQQQQQQHRTDTSSENLSNASGDIYRYYFLSVARVSYGREALLSTNGNEREKDTPTHKLVVYDLKGAWTKDNRDVAFALFDSLVKSQKLKNNLATEALKCFRKEGGTGTTGTSGGSAGGTGSVSTTGSTDHGTPFKSRSAGQDLHHGSGGVAGTTSSGGHLSAKGKAQQSSDSMAMLQQLIQEADHKPLVYSDDQSAQTRQQQLKGLQAYQEGDVLHYNWAISLVNSQVLLKGCETSGYVILSAAKAEILQRVHRPVWRDHTIVSKTTWVGSLECMQYYATVSANEGDSHEMAEIMWLTVDNIQEKDRDAPVIISELPDLPHLVGSGQSVGGVVSETVGVLGESSYTSGQKPPIQLQRIVSRCKCEFFYVSYGDTSIDPGTISEVPPPPVEESMSPWENQDEPVDAFTLMHHDLDVCTNSLQYAMILDIVNNLLLYVEPQRKEALEQLARMRFQLQLYSSEDQKRPIQHLQTEIRSLMSRIRCLEKDIHFITKARLEEGDSEELQEEFEHVHNAILDCKELLTTKSDELDMMLSCYNEAQLSASNRLATFRKDKPVTIVRANEICFKHAQWRLTEADGQIGIADLILSNFLYTKNSKSDDSVDHLLELGYIRISNLIPRDSYTEVLCPTEIQRDMPVEHKRVLRVFCREKPPVGGISVKEHFEINVVPITIQISKKFYNTMLKFCFPDRDEADAVDELEASGEGSGSLAGASGTGSSGAVKGGIRKTNSSLLASGSGGGGGGGNASGGGGVGSASASSSSSISTTGGGSKASSSGGGKKASKDSTFFVRIQDDVEKMKERAEKNKLFIYIKIPEVPVKVSYKGNKEKNFEDITDLALLIPTLEYHNVTWTWLDLLLAMKSDSRRVLLSQAIKQKLKLKKALVDEQPSPQEEDKAKMLFGNRHARARNKPENKSLRKGVFKFSKS, encoded by the exons ATGCTGAACTTTTTGTACGCCGTTCTATTTATTATTCTCGGTTATCTAGTTTTAACATG GCTAGTACCAAAATTGATTGGAGTCGTGCTGAAAAAGCTGTACAACATAGAAATCAACGTCGGGCGCATCACCTTACCCTTCTTGATACGCGATGTAACTGTGTGCAAGGGAGGCTTTTCGGTGCAGATTGATGAGATTACGCTGCAAAGTAGTTTCGTCAATTCGGACGTTTCAAAGCTGCTGTCAGTTAATGTGCGCGATGTACGCATTAACAAGGACATTAACAAATCACCGGTCGGGAGTGGTGGTACCGGAAGTCCCACAACCGCACCTGGTGGTAGCAACGGTAGCCCAACAGGAGGACCGGGGATCAACACGGAATGGGGTGAATATCATCAGACGAAGTCTAACGCGTCACGGAAACCGCTCGACTTTCGGGAGAAAAAGGTACCGCCCCGGCTGCTCAAGTGTGCCCAATTTATGGCGGTACACATAAACAATGTGTCGGTGGCGTTGTTAAACAGTGCCCAGGAACCGGGCTGGTTGCTTCATGCCACTGCCAAAGAGCTGCATCTGGACGGTAGTCTCGTGCACAGTACCAAATCGTTGCTGGTTTCTGCGTCGCTTTGCGATGCCCAGGCGAAGATCCTGCGCCATTGCATATCGACTCCAAAGCGGTTGGAACGGTCGCGAAAGATATCCGATCTGCCCCAGCCCTGTCTGGGGGAGTTAAGTTTCGGCATCGCCCTGGACGGTATACTGGTTGTGGATGGACCGATGTCACTGGAAAAGCTTAGCCTCGCTATGACTACGACCAAGGTGATCCTGCACGGTGGTTTGTACGAGTTTATCAAAGATACGCAGACCCAGAAGCGTCGGCATCAGCTGTTCCTACGACAACACGGAGTCCCGGAACATGAGCACGAACCGCCGGACAGTTCCTTTGGACCGTACGAAGAGGAAGAATGTTCCCTGTACGAACAGTATCAACGGTTGGCGCCAGTTATACCGAAAAACTTTTTCgtcaaaattgaaaacaccACCATCAGTGCGGTGCGCGAGAACTCGTCGAATGATTTCTCTGCCACGCTGCAAAAATTCGCCGTGTCGAGCAAATTTAGCACTCCAACGGCGACGATCAACTCCGACGAGTATCAGCTACCGTTGGTATATGTGGGCATGCAGTTGCAACAGCTCGAAATCGACACGATGCACGAGAAGCTACTGTTTCTGCAGCAGTTTAGCGTAGATTCGAAGCTGGAGGGAAGTTTGGTGAACATCTACTCGAAGCTTTCATCGTTTGTGCTGATCTACAACCATCGCGAGATTTATGGATGGATTAGCAAGAACTTCTTCTCCGGTGATCGTACCACACGGCAGCTAAATCCGAAAAGTTTGAAACTTTCCGGACTGGCGACGCACTGTAAAACGCGCCGATCGGCTGCTAGTGGTAATTCGAAGATGCTGGAAGACTTCCTGAAGCGTTGCGTCATCAAGGGATGTGCCGAGCTGTGGGATGTGACGGCGGTGTTTCGGTTCGGCCCGTCGCAAGTTTCCTCCATATGCTGCAATCATGCGAAACTGCTGCTGGAACAGTTTGCCGAAAGGCGAAGCAAGGTGTACGAGAGCCGAATGTTGAACTTGCTGCTCGATCGTCGGCACTGGAGTGCGGAGCTGTTGATCGAATCGGTTTGGTGGTCACTTAGCTCGAACATTTCACACAAAGACAATGCTCAGAGCTTGAAGAAGGGTCACATAAGAGGTAGTCCTTTTTACGTGGCGATGAGCCTTTGTAAGCTGAGCAGTTATGGCGATACGACAAAGCTGGACCTTTCGGTGCACACCTTTCGAGTGGAGTATAGTCCAACGCTGGCGGATTATTTGGTGCATGCGAAACGCTGTCTAGATCAGTACCGTTCCAGCAACACGATAACTGGAAGCCACACACGACCTCCAGTAGGCCGAGATCCATCACTTCCGGCGGGTAGAGATCGTCGAGGATCACTAACTACCGTTGCTGATTTGTTGGTTAGCGCACGTGTAACGGACATTTCGGGATTTTTCTTCAACCAGCACGAAACATGCATGCTAGCAAACTTGAACGAGCTAACGGTGGGCAAGATGGCGCAGAAAAATTTTATCCGCTTCGACAGCTTCCAGATGGAGATACTGGACTTCCGGCACATTACCGGCTGTGAGTATGGTTCGGCCGAACTGCAGAACGTGTTTGCCAACGTGAAGGGTGTACGGGTTGAGCATGTGGATGTGGGTGGTGTACCGAAGGTGTGCGTGTGGTTGCTGGAAGATGCGATCGTCATGTGGAACACCAATCTGCACATGCACATCGTAACGCTGTTGCAGGAGATGGGACAGTTGAAGGATAGCTTGACCAAACCCAAACCACTACCCGAACCACCGTTGGATTTACCTAACCCGATTGAGCCGGAACGGGCAGGTGAACCGAGCAGAAGATCGCTATTTCGCTCAATGATTCTCGAACTTTACGCGGAAGGAAGCGTAGAGCTGGGCATAAAGATAAGCGAACGGCACTCGATGCAGGTGTTTGGGGAGAATGCGCTCGTACATCGGAAGGGCCAGTGGATGCTGTCGATTGAAAACATTGTGATAAAGATCGATGATCAGCACATATTCACCATTAAGGATATGGTGATGGAATCGCTCGAGCGGGTCGAGTTGCTGTGCTTGGAGCGTCAAAATTACGAGCATTTCCAGCTGGACTCTAACCGTGTTTGGGCGACAACGATTGGTGGTGTGAAG GTAATCTTCCCGTACGAGCATGATTTTTACGGAGCAATTGTGAATGAGTTCGTGTCGATCTACAAGTGGCTGAAGGTGGTACACAACTACAAGAAGAAGCCGTTCACTATCGATAGTCCGCTACCGAGCGACATGATAATACAG ATCAAAGAGTTTTTGCTCGAGATGAGCGACGACCCGTTCGAGGTGAAGCTACGTGATAACTACGTACTGCTGCTCGACGAGTACCACGAAAGCGTCAAGCGGAAGGAACTGTTCGATCAGAAGATTGCCCAGCTGTGCTCGGAACGATTAATGCTTCCGCCCGGTACGCTCGAGGAGCTGAACGCAAACCTCATAAAGAAAAACTCGGAAATCTACATACAGCGATCGAAGAAAATCTCCGAATCTGGTCCGCCGCGTACACGTCTTATCGCCTGGATAATGACTGATTTAGAAATTATGGCTATGGCCGACCCATCACTGCACGGGGGTGAGAATGCGGTACGCTGGCTACGCATGCTCGATCCGGAAAGTCCGTGGCCAGACGAGGGTATCGAGTTTGTGACACTGTTTGTGCGTGCTGTCAATATTGGCTGTAGTGAGTGGAAGTTTATGTTGCGCGACTACCCACAGCCAATGTTTCACGTGAAAGCAATGCACCTGTTCGGGACGCTGGCCGGTGCGGAGATGGCACCACCGAGGCGTGCCAAGCGAGATGTGGAAATTGAACTGGGTGAACCATTCGGAACGCACACGGTACAGCGTAGCATGACGTCGATCAAGTTTTACCATGATTTCAATTGGGAGTTGGACTATCTGGCGTACGCATTCGGACCTTGCTGGGAACCGGTGATGGCACAGTGCAATTTGATGATGGAGAAAATTTCTGCCCCTTCACGTGATCCAAGCCCACCGCTTCCGTTTTGGGATAAGATGCGGCTTCTGATGCACGGTCAGCTATCGATCATTGCTAAGCAGTTTACGATTCTGTTGCATGCCTCGCTTGATCCGTACAACACGACGGAAGAGATGGAACTGACGTGGAATAACTGTGGGATAATGTATTCGAATGCGCGGCTCATGTTCAAGGGTGATCTGAATATTTACGTGCGAACAGCATCGAGATATGATGATTGCAGATTGCTGCATCTGCCGAACCTAAAGCTAACGTTCAAGCTGAACTGGGTGTGCTTGGCGAATCCGAACGACCACCATGCGGTTGTTCCATGCGCACCGGATAAGCTGCCCGAATACAGCAGCAATCAGGTGCACGATTCTTTTCGTGCGTTTCGTTCGCAACACCTAAACATATGGGTATCGTTTGAAATTAAGCAAAACGCAGTGTCGGACTATGATATCCCCAATCTGGTCCTGTACGGCAGCACGCTCCGGTGGTTTGAAAGCTTAAAGTTAATCCTGTCCGGCGTTACGCGTCCGACACGTCGCGGACCTGTATTTAACAATGTGCGACCAAGAAAGAAGCAACTGAGCCGTCATTATCGCAAGGCTAATCTGCAGATGAGCTTGCATCGGTTTCAGATATTCTACTGGATGTCACACGCACTGAATCGTGGTTTTCAGCTGAGTGGAGGAAGGATAACGTTCAGCTCggaacacacactcaccctgATGCCTATCGACGACGGATTGATCCATCGACCTCGTGCCGACTGGTCGGTGATGTACATGAACTGTGAGCTGAATGATGCCGAGATTTGGTTACGCACCACACAGATCAgcaacgagcagcagcagcagcagcaacaacatcgtaCCGATACCAGCTCGGAAAATCTTTCGAACGCAAGTGGCGACATCTACCGGTATTACTTCCTTAGTGTTGCAAGAGTTTCGTACGGCCGCGAGGCACTACTTTCCACTAATGGTAACGAGCGTGAAAAGGACACTCCAACGCATAAGCTTGTGGTGTACGATCTGAAGGGTGCTTGGACGAAAGATAATAGAGATGTGGCGTTCGCGCTGTTTGATTCGCTTGTCAAGAGTCAGAAGCTGAAGAATAACCTCGCCACGGAAGCGCTCAAGTGTTTCCGAAAGGAAgggggtactggtacgacagGTACCAGCGGTGGTTCTGCAGGAGGAACGGGTAGTGTATCGACGACCGGTAGTACCGATCATGGAACGCCTTTCAAATCGCGTAGTGCCGGGCAGGATCTGCATcatggtagtggtggtgttgCCGGCACAACGAGCAGTGGAGGTCACTTGAGTGCGAAGGGAAAAGCACAACAGTCCAGTGATAGTATGGCGATGTTGCAGCAGCTGATACAGGAAGCGGACCACAAACCGTTGGTGTACAGTGACGATCAGTCGGCGCAGACGAGACAGCAGCAGTTGAAGGGTCTACAGGCTTACCAGGAAGGTGATGTGCTGCACTACAATTGGGCAATTTCTCTGGTCAATTCGCAGGTGTTGCTTAAAGGCTGTGAAACGTCCGGCTATGTGATACTGAGTGCAGCTAAGGCGGAGATCTTGCAGCGTGTACATCGTCCGGTGTGGCGCGATCATACGATCGTGTCAAAAACGACCTGGGTTGGATCGCTGGAGTGCATGCAGTACTATGCGACGGTCAGCGCGAACGAGGGTGACTCCCACGAGATGGCCGAAATTATGTGGCTCACGGTGGACAACATCCAGGAGAAGGATCGGGATGCGCCGGTAATCATCAGCGAACTGCCCGATCTACCGCATCTCGTCGGTAGTGGGCAGAGCGTTGGTGGAGTCGTGTCCGAAACGGTGGGTGTGCTTGGCGAGAGTAGCTACACCAGCGGGCAGAAACCACCGATCCAGTTGCAACGGATCGTGTCGCGGTGTAAGTGTGAATTTTTCTACGTCAGCTACGGTGACACGAGCATCGATCCGGGCACGATCAGTGAGGTCCCACCGCCACCGGTCGAAGAATCAATGAGCCCGTGGGAAAATCAGGACGAACCAGTCGATGCTTTTACGCTGATGCATCACGATCTGGACGTGTGCACCAACTCGCTCCAGTACGCGATGATCCTGGACATCGTCAACAATCTGCTGCTGTATGTGGAGCCTCAGCGCAAGGAAGCGCTGGAACAGCTCGCTCGGATGCGGTTTCAGCTACAGCTATACAGTAGCGAAGATCAGAAGCGACCGATCCAACATCTACAGACGGAAATTCGCAGCTTGATGTCACGCATCCGATGTCTGGAGAAGGATATACATTTCATCACGAAAGCACGGCTTGAGGAGGGTGACTCGGAGGAGTTGCAAGAGGAGTTTGAGCACGTGCACAATGCTATCCTGGACTGCAAAGAGTTGCTGACGACGAAAAGTGACGAGCTGGATATGATGCTGTCGTGCTACAATGAAGCACAGCTGTCCGCGTCCAACCGGCTGGCAACGTTCCGCAAGGACAAACCGGTAACGATTGTACGGGCGAACGAAATCTGCTTCAAGCATGCCCAGTGGCGTTTAACGGAAGCGGACGGACAGATCGGTATCGCCGATCTGATCCTGAGCAACTTCCTGTATACGAAAAACTCCAAAAGCGACGACTCGGTGGATCATCTGCTGGAGTTGGGCTACATtaggataagcaatttgatcCCTCGCGACAGCTATACTGAGGTGCTTTGTCCGACCGAAATTCAGCGTGACATGCCGGTAGAGCATAAGCGTGTGTTGCGAGTGTTTTGTCGCGAAAAACCACCGGTCGGTGGGATTTCGGTGAAGGAACACTTTGAGATTAACGTCGTACCGATTACGATACAAATATCGAAAAAGTTTTACAACACGATGCTGAAGTTCTGTTTCCCGGATCGGGATGAAGCGGATGCGGTGGACGAACTGGAGGCGAGCGGTGAGGGCAGTGGATCGCTTGCCGGTGCAAGCGGTACGGGATCTTCCGGTGCTGTGAAGGGTGGcattagaaaaacaaactcttCTCTGCTGGCTAGTGgcagtggcggtggtggtggtggaggtaatgctagtggtggaggtggtgttggtaGTGCTTCCGCTTCCTCGAGCAGCTCCATTTCGACGACCGGTGGTGGATCGAAGGCTTCCTCCAGTGGCGGtggcaaaaaagcttccaagGACAGTACCTTCTTCGTGCGCATTCAGGACGATGTGGAAAAGATGAAGGAACGGGCCGAGAAGAACAAGCTGTTTATTTACATCAAGATACCGGAGGTACCGGTGAAGGTGAGCTACAAGGGAAATAAGGAGAAGAACTTTGAAGACATCACGGATCTGGCACTGCTTATACCGACGCTCGAGTATCATAACGTTACGTGGACGTGGCTGGATCTGCTGCTCGCAATGAAATCGGATAGTCGGCGAGTCCTTTTATCACAG GCAATTAAACAAAAGCTGAAGCTGAAGAAAGCACTCGTTGACGAGCAACCATCACCACAGGAAGAAGATAAAGCAAAGATGCTGTTCGGCAATCGACATGCG CGTGCACGGAATAAG CCGGAGAACAAAAGCCTTCGGAAGGGTGTGTTTAAGTTCTCCAAGTCATAA